From one Dermacentor variabilis isolate Ectoservices chromosome 3, ASM5094787v1, whole genome shotgun sequence genomic stretch:
- the ksr gene encoding kinase suppressor of ras, translated as MADAEAENKVKSAIEVCATAQAMIDINSEHLEGLRTRCETSAELTQHEIRALETKLIKLFSRQVLAKQKCSECENASELKNYPKLVLWLKVVGLTPNSIQGLSNKFTTFDDMLEKPEQEIKGYLNDVSAREEEKRRFLIAMRNLKTYTERQLQGVAPSADTDLHWDSWDRAGVSQLPRRTHTSVPSEELCSSFGGTHLAPFGGALRPPTTPPASRRRAGAGGSPSGSLVALPDALPPLTKSRSHEAHLENRLDLGSDNNSVALRQPPTLPNDGGLRRRLATEPGLELANCSPLSPSRSPPFVSPDQQGDSCFVDEPATQPVVPRSPRMHGMAHAIHHRFTSSVKVTTCQQCDKAMFFGYKCKECKFRCHRDCMEKVPPSCGLPNELVDVFAEHIQKGGMQSPNHAAAHLGNSPLHGGSSLRSEGSRGGRPAICLPPFHGAGGPESSSSSCNSSTPSSPAFLMAASRQNTPSSASRPQQFHFPEILSSEKESSAPVSSLVQSDVVETIKSTDSDRTVSGTSGSGSISTDSEKTLASTRVDSQDSQVSDLDPTDRLWPRQNSLSLREWDIPFDDVQIKEKIGEGRFGSVYKGSWHGSVAVKMLNMDHIDDRKTLETFKQEVATFRKTRHENLVLFMGACMKPPKLAIITSLCKGMTLYRHIHLRKDKFNLNRISGIALQICQGMGYLHARGIVHKDLKTKNIFYENGKVVITDFGLFSVTKLCQGNRKGDWLTIPQGWLCYLAPEVVRCLRAGNQHDADDLPFATASDIYAFGTVWYELLCGEWPFRGQPSESIIWQVAKGIKQSLANIQASQDIKDFLMVCWSYKPQDRPAFAKLQVQLQRLPKKRLARSPSHPTHLSRSAESAF; from the exons ATGGCCGACGCCGAGGCAGAGAACAAAGTAAAAAGTGCCATTGAAGTCTGCGCCACAGCACAAGCGATGATTGATATTAATTCCGAGCATCTCGAAGGTCTTCGAACACGGTGTGAGACCAGCGCAGAATTAACGCAACATGAAATACGAGCTCTCGAA ACAAAACTCATCAAGCTATTCAGCCGCCAAGTACTGGCAAAACAGAAGTGCAGTGAATGCGAAAATGCTTCGGAACTCAAGAACTACCCAAAACTGGTTCTGTGGCTCAAGGTTGTTGGTCTTACGCCCAACTCTATTCAA GGGCTGTCCAACAAGTTCACAACATTCGATGACATGCTTGAGAAGCCTGAACAAGAGATCAAAGGCTACCTTAATGATGTCAGTGCCCGGGAAGAAGAGAAACGGCGATTCCTCATTGCCATGCGCAACCTCAAGACCTATACTG AACGGCAACTTCAAGGCGTGGCACCAAGTGCCGACACCGACCTGCACTGGGACTCGTGGGATCGGGCTGGTGTGTCTCAGCTGCCCCGACGCACACACACATCAGTGCCCTCTGAGGAGCTATGCTCCTCTTTTGGTGGCACGCACTTGGCCCCTTTTGGAGGTGCCCTACGGCCTCCAACAACGCCCCCTGCGTCTCGAAGGAGAGCAGGTGCTGGCGGCAGTCCCAGTGGGAGCCTTGTAGCCCTGCCCGATGCCCTGCCACCCCTGACCAAGAGCCGTTCTCATGAGGCACACCTCGAGAACAGACTCGACCTGGGATCAGACAACAACAGTGTAGCGTTGCGGCAGCCCCCCACACTGCC GAATGATGGTGGATTACGGAGACGCCTCGCCACAGAGCCTGGACTGGAATTGGCCAACTGCTCACCACTTTCGCCAAGTCGATCGCCACCATTTGTATCCCCAGACCAACAGGGAGATTCGTGCTTTGTGGATGAGCCTGCCACTCAAC CTGTTGTTCCCAGGTCTCCACGAATGCATGGAATGGCCCATGCTATTCACCACAG GTTTACATCTAGTGTCAAAGTCACCACCTGCCAGCAGTGTGACAAGGCCATGTTCTTTGGTTACAAGTGCAAGGAATGCAA GTTCCGATGCCATCGTGACTGTATGGAGAAAGTGCCTCCCTCGTGCGGATTGCCaaacgaactggtggatgtctttGCAGAGCACATTCAGAAAGGAG GCATGCAGTCCCCAAACCATGCAGCGGCACACCTGGGCAACAGTCCCTTGCATGGAGGCAGCAGTTTGCGCTCCGAGGGGAGCCGAGGGGGGCGGCCTGCCATCTGCCTGCCCCCGTTTCATGGTGCAGGGGGCCCCGAATCGTCTTCCTCGTCCTGTAACTCATCGACGCCCTCGTCGCCGGCCTTCCTCATGGCAGCCTCGCGGCAGAACACGCCTTCCTCGGCCTCCCGCCCACAGCAGTTCCATTTTCCTG agatcttgtcttcTGAAAAGGAATCATCGGCTCCAGTATCATCGCTTGTCCAGTCTGACGTGGTGGAAACAATTAAGTCCACAGACAGTGACAGGACAGTGTCTGGTACATCGGGATCTGGAAGCATAAGC ACGGATTCTGAGAAGACACTGGCCTCAACTAGAGTGGACTCGCAGGACAGTCAAGTCTCGGATTTGGATCCGACTGACAGGCTCTGGCCGCGGCAGAATAGT CTTTCTTTGCGGGAGTGGGACATTCCTTTTGACGACGTCCAAATCAAGGAAAAGATTGGTGAAGGCCGCTTCGGGAGCGTCTACAA GGGCAGTTGGCACGGAAGTGTTGCTGTGAAAATGCTCAATATGGATCACATAGATGACAGGAAAACGCTGGAAACATTTAAGCAAGAG GTTGCAACCTTCCGCAAGACGAGGCACGAAAACTTAGTCCTCTTTATGGGTGCCTGCATGAAGCCACCAAAGCTTGCTATCATCACGAG TTTATGTAAAGGCATGACATTGTACAGACATATTCATCTACGAAAGGATAAGTTCAACCTCAACAGGATTAGTGGCATAGCCCTGCAGATTTGCCAG GGGATGGGCTACTTGCATGCCCGGGGCATAGTTCACAAGGACCTCAAGACGAAAAACATCTTCTATGAAAATGGGAAAGTGGTAATCACCGACTTTGGCCTCTTCTCAGTGACCAAGCTCTGCCAAGGAAACCG GAAGGGAGACTGGCTGACGATTCCCCAGGGTTGGCTCTGCTACCTGGCCCCCGAAGTAGTACGTTGTCTACGAGCAGGCAACCAGCATGACGCTGATGACCTCCCTTTTGCCACCGCCTCGGACATCTATGCCTTTGG GACGGTATGGTACGAGCTGTTGTGTGGGGAATGGCCCTTCCGAGGTCAACCTTCCGAGTCCATCATCTGGCAGGTGGCGAAGGGCATAAAGCAGTCACTGGCCAATATCCAAGCCTCGCAAGACATCAAG GACTTCCTGATGGTGTGCTGGTCGTACAAGCCCCAGGATCGGCCGGCGTTTGCCAAGCTGCAGGTGCAGCTACAGAGGCTGCCCAAGAAACGTCTCGCCCGGAGCCCGTCACACCCGACTCACTTGTCTCGCTCGGCCGAGTCGGCATTTTAG